TCGCGAAGACGAGACCGAAACCGACGGTGAACAGCCGCCGCGAACTGGTGAGAAACGTCGCGAGACTGCGCGGTCCCTCCCGATCGGTGGCGGCGACGTCCGCACCGCGAGCCGAACTCCCCGCGGTCTCGTCGAACTCGAGTCGCGCCCCGACGACCACCGCGAGGAGAACCGGCACCAGGAGCGCGGCGGCGACGGCTCGCCAACCGACGAACGCCAACAGCACCGCCGCGAGCAGCGGACCGGTCGCGACCCCGACGTTGCCCGCAGCGCCGTGGTACGCGAACGCGGTGCCCCGTTCTTTCGTTCCGCGGCTGAGCAGGGCCAGCCCAGCGGGATGATAGAGGCTCGCCGCCGCCCCCCACAGCACCAATCCGATCGTCAGGACGGCGACGTTCGGGGCACCTGCGACGACCGCGAAGGCTGCGCCCATACCGAGCAGACAGACGAGAATGAGTCGCTTGGAACTGTACCGGTCGGCGAGTAGCCCGCTCGGGAGCGCGCCGACGCCGATCAGTGCGTAGCTCGCGCCCACCACGGCTCCGAGAAACGCGGTCGTCGTCGAGAACGCCTCGAGCCAGCTGACGACGAAAATTGGGATCACCAGCTCGTAGGTGTGGAACATCGCGTGGCCGAGCATGGCGAACGCCGTTACGGCTCTGTCGTTGCGGTCCATGGTCAGTTCAGCACGTTTACGGGACAACAGCTGTCTCAATTCCCGAACCGTCGGGGTACAGACTCGAGCGCGGTATCGCCTACAGCCGATCGATGATCGCGTTCGTCACGTCTTCGGTGGACGCGTCCCCGCCCAGATCCGGCGTGCGCGGGCCGTCCTCGAGCGTCGCCTCGACGGCCTCGTGAACGTCCTCGCTCGCCTCGTCGTAGCCCAGGTACTCGAGTAGCATCGCGGCGGAGATGATCGTCGCGGCGGGGTTCGCGACCCCCTGGCCGGCGATGTCGGGCGCGGTGCCGTGAACGGGTTCGAACAGAGCGCGGTCGGGACCGATATTCGCGGACGGGAGCAGGCCCAGCCCGCCGACGAGGCCGGCCGCGAGGTCCGAGAGCACGTCGCCAGCGAGATTGGGGCAGACGATCACGTCGAACTGCTCGGGGTCGAGACAGACCCGCGTCGCGAAGGCGTCCATCAGCACTTCGTCGGTCTCGACGCCGTTGTCGTCGGCGACCCGCTTGACCGTATCACGGAAGAGGCCGTCCGTCTCGCGCATCACGTTGGCTTTGTGAACGATCGAGAAACCGTCGTGTTCGTCGCCGGCGACGTAGTCGCAGGCGAAGTCGGCGAGCCGTTCGGAGGCCGACTCCGTGACGACGCGGGTCAGCGTCGAGACGTCCTGCGTCAGTCGGTCCTCGTGGCCCGCGTAGACGCCTTCCGTGTTCTCCCGGAGGAAGATCAGATCCGTCTCGGGTCGGACGGCGTCGACGCCCGGATACGCCTTCGCCGGACGAACGTTGACGAACGAATCGACCGCCGTCCGCAG
This portion of the Natrinema salinisoli genome encodes:
- a CDS encoding MFS transporter, whose amino-acid sequence is MDRNDRAVTAFAMLGHAMFHTYELVIPIFVVSWLEAFSTTTAFLGAVVGASYALIGVGALPSGLLADRYSSKRLILVCLLGMGAAFAVVAGAPNVAVLTIGLVLWGAAASLYHPAGLALLSRGTKERGTAFAYHGAAGNVGVATGPLLAAVLLAFVGWRAVAAALLVPVLLAVVVGARLEFDETAGSSARGADVAATDREGPRSLATFLTSSRRLFTVGFGLVFAIGILYGVYYRATFTFLPDILADLPLFDPVPLAGRSFEPSQYVYSGLLLVGGIGQYVGGKLVDRARLETVLVGGYAALVVVALAFVPSTNAGLAPLLVVAGILGFLVFMIAPINQEAISTYAPADARGLSFGYTYTAIFGVGAIGSSLAGLILTRSTPAALFAVVAACAAVAALVGGALRRHSGRRPRDGVTADD
- the leuB gene encoding 3-isopropylmalate dehydrogenase, coding for MTHEIAVIPGDGIGQEVTPAAVDVLEALDIDFEFVEADAGDAVKAETGEALPQDTYDLAASADATLFGAAGETAADVILPLRTAVDSFVNVRPAKAYPGVDAVRPETDLIFLRENTEGVYAGHEDRLTQDVSTLTRVVTESASERLADFACDYVAGDEHDGFSIVHKANVMRETDGLFRDTVKRVADDNGVETDEVLMDAFATRVCLDPEQFDVIVCPNLAGDVLSDLAAGLVGGLGLLPSANIGPDRALFEPVHGTAPDIAGQGVANPAATIISAAMLLEYLGYDEASEDVHEAVEATLEDGPRTPDLGGDASTEDVTNAIIDRL